In Arthrobacter sp. CDRTa11, one DNA window encodes the following:
- a CDS encoding RNA polymerase sigma factor gives MGNVEADDGRLWERSLQGEGDAFGLLFDRHRDRVFRHAYRLSGQRHDAEDILSMAFLELWRRRLKVRLVDGSVLPWLLVTTTNVARNSKRSALRYRRLLDSLPRGEGIANANDDVFLQSEMDRDAARALATLGTEDLQLVSLVVFEEYTVAAAAAVLGLSPAAAKSRVHRARKRMKTAINGALQPPPVLEGDRL, from the coding sequence ACGGAGCCTTCAGGGCGAGGGCGACGCTTTCGGTTTGCTGTTTGACCGGCACCGAGACCGTGTCTTCCGTCACGCCTATAGGTTGTCCGGGCAACGGCACGATGCTGAAGACATTCTGTCTATGGCGTTCTTGGAATTGTGGCGCCGCCGGCTGAAGGTTCGGCTTGTCGATGGGTCTGTTCTTCCGTGGCTGCTCGTCACAACAACCAATGTGGCCCGCAACAGCAAGCGTTCGGCGCTCCGCTACCGCAGGCTCCTCGACTCCCTCCCCCGCGGGGAAGGGATCGCAAATGCCAACGATGACGTCTTCCTACAGTCTGAGATGGACAGGGATGCTGCTAGAGCACTTGCGACACTCGGCACCGAGGACCTGCAGTTGGTGAGCCTGGTCGTGTTTGAGGAGTACACGGTCGCCGCAGCTGCGGCCGTCCTGGGCCTGTCGCCTGCAGCTGCCAAGTCCCGCGTTCACCGCGCACGGAAGCGAATGAAAACAGCCATTAACGGCGCTCTCCAGCCTCCACCCGTTTTGGAAGGAGACCGGCTATGA
- a CDS encoding peptidase M56 family protein has protein sequence MNQLQVDEQFSTALRAELVSKVQQKSPARRHTRLWLGAGVLAGTGILGGVGATAAGLFVVPGSPQVSTLSTPVPEATYQGPATIELGEPPEGTTGIQMDFTCLTPGLFQYQDGSRSICSPEDVGTPQAWSGYLVQLAPGQHSVTFRTEPENRWKVTAKYVSVEIGDWETNADGDTYGAENENGIPDLIAVIATNGTPGYVYRTELEEANGTAAMKTFKSPEEAVAWQEARGDKDSLIPVYDTTGKTVVGEFAIAGGNGSVGTAPPVKNYFPEAPQKTAIPVAPN, from the coding sequence ATGAACCAGCTCCAGGTCGACGAACAATTCAGCACGGCCCTGCGGGCCGAGCTGGTTTCGAAGGTCCAGCAAAAGTCCCCGGCCCGCAGGCACACACGGTTGTGGCTGGGCGCAGGCGTCCTGGCCGGAACTGGAATCCTAGGCGGAGTCGGAGCGACCGCTGCCGGGCTCTTTGTGGTCCCGGGGTCGCCCCAGGTCTCGACGCTGTCCACACCCGTCCCCGAAGCAACATATCAGGGTCCCGCCACGATAGAACTTGGTGAGCCGCCTGAGGGCACCACGGGTATCCAGATGGACTTCACCTGCTTAACGCCCGGGCTTTTCCAGTACCAGGATGGCTCGCGCAGCATATGTTCACCGGAAGATGTTGGCACGCCCCAGGCCTGGTCCGGCTACTTGGTCCAGCTCGCTCCGGGCCAACACAGCGTGACCTTTAGAACTGAGCCGGAAAACCGATGGAAGGTGACCGCCAAGTACGTCAGCGTGGAAATAGGGGACTGGGAAACCAACGCTGACGGTGACACCTACGGCGCGGAAAATGAAAACGGGATACCTGACCTAATCGCCGTCATCGCTACCAACGGTACCCCTGGCTACGTTTACCGAACCGAGCTGGAGGAAGCCAACGGGACGGCGGCCATGAAGACGTTCAAAAGCCCCGAGGAAGCGGTGGCCTGGCAAGAGGCCCGAGGGGACAAGGACAGCTTGATCCCCGTTTATGACACAACCGGAAAGACCGTTGTTGGGGAGTTCGCCATAGCCGGCGGTAACGGAAGTGTGGGAACGGCCCCTCCAGTGAAGAACTACTTTCCCGAAGCCCCGCAGAAGACGGCGATACCTGTCGCACCGAACTGA